A genomic segment from Amycolatopsis camponoti encodes:
- a CDS encoding carbohydrate-binding protein: MPGTAAGTGWFGTQLLDQAKSIGFTPNNFSIMPFDGGFNGGSSQVSALEALHGLLMSHMGWDSATAYSHEGFSGMNGKSDASEMFYTADFQTVYDYATSHGLGRFTFWSVNRDRACVGTTDNGVCSNVPQNDWDFTKFSVRFAGATPPQTTPTQPTTTPTTPGGGSCTAAEWDRTKVYVKDDVVKHNSHKFTAKWWTQGEEPGTTGEWGVWVDNGAC; the protein is encoded by the coding sequence ATGCCGGGCACCGCGGCCGGCACCGGCTGGTTCGGCACGCAGCTGCTCGACCAGGCCAAGTCGATCGGCTTCACGCCCAACAACTTCTCGATCATGCCGTTCGACGGCGGCTTCAACGGCGGTTCGTCGCAGGTGTCCGCGCTCGAGGCCCTGCACGGCCTGCTGATGTCGCACATGGGCTGGGACAGTGCGACCGCGTACTCGCACGAAGGCTTCTCCGGCATGAACGGCAAGTCGGACGCCTCCGAGATGTTCTACACGGCGGACTTCCAGACGGTCTACGACTACGCGACCAGCCACGGCCTCGGCCGCTTCACGTTCTGGTCGGTCAACCGCGACCGCGCGTGCGTCGGGACGACCGACAACGGCGTCTGCAGCAACGTCCCGCAGAACGACTGGGACTTCACGAAGTTCAGCGTCCGGTTCGCCGGCGCGACCCCGCCGCAGACGACGCCGACCCAGCCGACCACGACTCCGACCACCCCGGGCGGCGGCTCCTGCACCGCGGCGGAATGGGACCGCACCAAGGTCTACGTGAAGGACGACGTGGTCAAGCACAACAGCCACAAGTTCACCGCGAAGTGGTGGACCCAGGGCGAAGAGCCGGGCACGACCGGCGAATGGGGCGTCTGGGTCGACAACGGCGCCTGCTAG